One Urocitellus parryii isolate mUroPar1 chromosome 9, mUroPar1.hap1, whole genome shotgun sequence DNA segment encodes these proteins:
- the Bambi gene encoding BMP and activin membrane-bound inhibitor homolog — protein sequence MDRHSSYIFIWLQLELCAMAVLLTKGEIRCYCDAAHCVATGYMCKSELSACFSRLLDPQNSNSPLTHGCLDSLASTADICQAKQAQNHSGTTMPTLECCHEDMCNYRGLHDVLSPPKGESSGQGNRYQHDGSRNLITKVQELTSSKELWFRAAVIAVPIAGGLILVLLIMLALRMLRSENKRLQDQRQQMLSRLHYSFHGHHSKKGQVAKLDLECMVPVSGHENCCLTCDKMRQADLSNDKILSLVHWGMYSGHGKLEFV from the exons ATGGATCGCCACTCCAGCTACATCTTCATCTGGCTGCAGCTCGAGCTCTGCGCCATGGCGGTACTGCTCACCAAAG GAGAAATTCGATGCTACTGTGATGCTGCCCACTGTGTGGCAACTGGTTATATGTGTAAATCTGAGCTCAGCGCCTGCTTCTCTAGACTTCTGGATCCTCAGAACTCAAATTCCCCACTCACCCATGGCTGCCTGGACTCTCTTGCAAGCACAGCAGACATCTGCCAAGCCAAACAGGCCCAAAACCACTCTGGCACCACTATGCCCACATTGGAATGTTGTCATGAAGACATGTGCAATTACAGAGGGCTGCACGATGTTCTCTCTCCTCCCAAGGGTGAATCCTCAG GACAAGGAAACAGATATCAGCACGATGGTAGCAGAAACCTCATCACCAAGGTGCAGGAGCTGACCTCTTCCAAAGAATTGTGGTTCCGGGCAGCAGTGATCGCCGTTCCCATTGCTGGTGGGCTGATCTTAGTGTTGCTGATTATGTTGGCCTTGAGGATGCTCCGAAGTGAGAACAAGAGACTGCAGGATCAGCGGCAGCAGATGCTCTCTCGTTTGCACTACAGCTTTCATGGACACCATTCCAAAAAGGGCCAGGTTGCAAAGTTAGACTTGGAATGCATGGTGCCTGTCAGCGGGCACGAGAACTGCTGTCTGACCTGTGATAAAATGAGACAAGCAGACCTCAGCAACGATAAAATCCTCTCTCTCGTTCACTGGGGCATGTACAGTGGTCATGGGAAGCTGGAATTTGTATGA